A window of Clostridium botulinum BKT015925 contains these coding sequences:
- a CDS encoding FeoA family protein, whose product MSILPLNFFVEGESGVVEDIKGDTSLFQRLSSMGFNKGATLQVVKNDLGPLIVALGGNRVAVERAIAHKIMLEPADLSYE is encoded by the coding sequence ATGAGTATTTTACCTTTAAACTTTTTTGTAGAAGGTGAGTCAGGAGTAGTAGAAGATATAAAGGGGGATACTAGTTTATTTCAAAGATTATCTTCTATGGGATTTAATAAAGGAGCAACACTACAAGTAGTTAAAAATGATTTAGGACCTCTTATTGTTGCATTAGGGGGAAATAGAGTTGCGGTTGAAAGAGCTATTGCTCATAAAATCATGCTGGAACCAGCTGATTTAAGTTATGAGTAA
- a CDS encoding FeoA family protein, which translates to MENTLKNIPVGSKAKVVGILRNSQFKRRLMDMGIIPGVEITVTGKAPLGDPIEILVRGYKLTLRGKEAVDIMVG; encoded by the coding sequence ATGGAAAATACTTTAAAAAATATCCCAGTAGGTTCAAAAGCCAAAGTGGTTGGTATATTAAGAAATAGTCAATTTAAAAGAAGACTTATGGATATGGGAATAATCCCAGGAGTAGAAATTACAGTTACGGGTAAAGCTCCACTTGGGGATCCTATTGAGATTTTAGTAAGAGGATACAAGCTTACCTTAAGAGGAAAAGAAGCCGTAGATATTATGGTAGGTTAA
- a CDS encoding ABC-2 transporter permease, with protein sequence MKNLMLKDIIIAKKSFWIGMIINAIFFMSWGYYGKLSIFINTICIIIFIFMYVEGSNLYDDLHKSYMIIASLPIKRSDIVKTKYIQVPIYLVIGEAEMIIIYFIMKYLEIYKYSPLCINFKIILINIIGILIYYAVYYPIYFKVGSRYTKNITSIIFMIVVLLPTIILKILKKHPNIDIAKSLMSFTNYKGILIILLCVISAFIVSFKISQSIYIKRDLQ encoded by the coding sequence ATGAAAAATTTGATGTTAAAAGATATTATAATTGCTAAGAAAAGCTTTTGGATTGGAATGATTATTAATGCTATATTTTTTATGTCTTGGGGGTATTATGGAAAGCTTTCGATATTTATTAATACAATTTGTATAATTATATTTATTTTTATGTATGTTGAAGGGTCAAATTTGTATGATGATCTTCATAAAAGTTATATGATTATAGCCAGTTTGCCAATTAAAAGAAGTGATATCGTTAAAACTAAATATATTCAAGTACCGATATATTTAGTTATTGGAGAAGCTGAGATGATAATAATTTATTTCATCATGAAGTATTTAGAAATTTATAAATATAGTCCTTTATGTATAAATTTTAAAATTATACTAATTAACATTATAGGAATATTAATATATTATGCCGTGTATTATCCTATATATTTCAAAGTGGGAAGTAGATATACAAAGAATATAACTTCAATTATATTTATGATAGTAGTATTATTACCTACAATTATTCTTAAAATTCTAAAAAAACATCCTAATATAGATATTGCAAAATCATTAATGTCCTTTACTAATTATAAGGGAATTTTAATTATTTTATTATGTGTTATATCAGCATTTATCGTTTCTTTTAAAATTTCCCAAAGTATTTATATAAAACGAGATTTACAGTAA
- a CDS encoding ABC-2 transporter permease has product MFNLIMKDMRNVYTKKSIMFYIFYEVILFLAFSDNYNIQGLNKMFVIGSFLAISGLISAFIQDEKNKCEIIINSLPLNRNKIIFARYLSVFVHIVAILVILMIFPIICRTFNFINIYFFSMQDIKGVLKMISIVLVFTSIILPVYFKFGITNVKAINIIFSMCFFGVMGGIGIIYSSADIISMYQLQIFVLIALVVFIVSSLISVKIYSNKDIG; this is encoded by the coding sequence ATGTTTAATCTTATAATGAAGGATATGAGAAATGTATATACCAAAAAAAGTATAATGTTTTATATATTTTATGAAGTAATATTATTTTTGGCATTTAGTGATAATTATAATATACAAGGTCTAAATAAAATGTTTGTTATAGGAAGTTTTTTGGCCATATCAGGCCTTATATCAGCGTTCATTCAGGATGAGAAAAATAAGTGTGAAATTATAATAAACTCACTTCCTCTAAACAGAAATAAAATTATATTTGCAAGATATTTAAGTGTATTTGTTCATATAGTAGCTATTCTAGTAATTTTAATGATATTTCCGATAATATGTAGAACTTTTAACTTTATTAACATATATTTTTTTAGTATGCAAGACATAAAAGGTGTTTTAAAAATGATTTCTATAGTTCTAGTTTTTACGTCAATAATACTTCCTGTATATTTTAAATTTGGAATTACAAATGTAAAAGCTATAAATATAATTTTTTCTATGTGCTTTTTTGGAGTTATGGGTGGTATTGGGATTATTTATTCTAGTGCTGATATTATTTCTATGTATCAACTACAAATTTTTGTATTAATAGCTTTAGTAGTTTTTATAGTATCTAGTTTAATATCTGTAAAAATTTATTCGAATAAAGATATAGGTTAG
- a CDS encoding ABC transporter ATP-binding protein, with translation MEKILEVKNLCKEYKKFAIDDISFNLERGYIMGFIGPNGAGKSTTIKLIMNLIKKTSGEINIFGLNNEKHEKDIKDRIGFVYDESHFYEDLTIKSMKNIIAPFYSKWNEKKFNKYLRDFDLDPKKKIKELSKGMKTKFYLAIALSHEAELIIMDEPTAGLDPIFRREILDILSDIIQDDSKSIFFSTHITTDLDRIADYVTFINKGKIEFSKSKDDVIENYALIRGGCELINEETKKYFVGLSKNSFGFEGIAKDRREIKRVFQDKCIIERPTLEDIMLYTVRGDKNV, from the coding sequence ATGGAGAAAATTTTAGAAGTAAAGAATTTATGTAAGGAATATAAAAAATTTGCTATTGATGATATAAGTTTTAACTTAGAAAGAGGATATATAATGGGTTTTATTGGTCCAAATGGAGCGGGAAAAAGTACAACAATTAAACTTATTATGAATTTAATTAAAAAAACTTCAGGAGAAATAAATATATTTGGACTTAATAATGAAAAACATGAAAAAGATATAAAAGATAGAATAGGATTTGTATATGATGAAAGTCATTTTTATGAAGATTTAACAATTAAAAGTATGAAAAATATAATAGCACCTTTTTATAGTAAATGGAATGAAAAAAAATTTAACAAGTATTTAAGAGATTTTGATTTAGATCCTAAAAAGAAGATAAAAGAACTTTCAAAGGGAATGAAAACTAAATTTTATCTTGCTATAGCTCTTTCGCATGAAGCAGAGCTCATAATAATGGACGAACCTACAGCAGGACTTGACCCTATATTTAGGAGAGAAATACTTGATATATTAAGTGATATTATACAAGATGATAGCAAAAGTATATTTTTTTCTACGCATATTACAACAGACTTAGATAGAATAGCTGATTATGTAACTTTTATAAATAAGGGCAAGATAGAGTTTTCAAAAAGTAAAGATGATGTTATAGAAAATTATGCACTTATAAGAGGTGGATGTGAGCTTATAAATGAAGAAACTAAAAAATATTTTGTTGGTTTAAGTAAAAATTCTTTTGGCTTTGAAGGAATAGCAAAGGACAGAAGAGAGATCAAACGAGTATTTCAAGATAAGTGCATTATAGAAAGACCTACTTTAGAGGATATAATGCTTTATACAGTAAGAGGTGATAAAAATGTTTAA
- a CDS encoding GntR family transcriptional regulator yields the protein MRILISNSSSQPIYEQIVEQIKALILKNELNEGEVLPSIRNLAKELGISVITTKRAYEELEREGFTETVRGKGTFVAPQNKELMRETKLKIIEEKLSEAVNESKILGLTWDEIVEMLKILYED from the coding sequence ATGAGAATATTAATATCAAATTCTTCTAGCCAGCCAATATATGAGCAAATAGTTGAGCAAATAAAAGCATTAATTTTAAAGAATGAGTTAAATGAGGGAGAGGTTCTTCCTTCTATAAGAAATTTAGCCAAAGAATTAGGTATAAGTGTAATTACCACTAAACGAGCATATGAGGAGCTGGAAAGAGAAGGATTTACTGAAACGGTTAGAGGAAAGGGAACTTTTGTAGCACCACAAAACAAAGAACTCATGAGAGAAACAAAATTAAAAATAATTGAAGAAAAACTCTCTGAGGCAGTAAATGAAAGTAAGATATTAGGACTTACTTGGGATGAGATAGTAGAAATGTTAAAGATTTTGTATGAGGACTAG
- a CDS encoding DUF3793 family protein: MSTCYLKAYMKTMDSFSDKDYLLSTILYSIAPTLAGEKVSSLVNFNKTRKRDLYNFWMEYKEEIIDVLNIEYFELKKTENMCVVLFYNHNQLTDILSNARNQKFLSRFNYSNFDSNIECLGMLKERYENLCPHEIGIFLGYPLKDVIDFVECPNKQCLLLGYWKVYNDIKDAQIKFNKFDSIKDKVVYLTVQGTEPSQILSYI; encoded by the coding sequence ATGAGTACGTGCTATTTAAAAGCATACATGAAAACAATGGATAGTTTTAGTGATAAAGATTACTTACTTTCAACTATACTATATAGTATTGCACCGACTCTTGCAGGAGAAAAAGTGTCTTCGCTTGTAAATTTTAACAAAACAAGAAAAAGAGATTTATATAATTTTTGGATGGAATATAAAGAAGAAATTATAGATGTTTTAAATATAGAGTATTTTGAACTGAAAAAGACAGAAAATATGTGCGTGGTTCTTTTTTATAATCATAATCAATTAACGGATATATTATCTAATGCAAGAAATCAGAAATTTTTAAGTCGTTTTAATTATAGTAATTTTGATTCAAATATTGAATGTTTAGGGATGTTAAAAGAGAGATATGAAAATTTATGCCCACATGAAATCGGCATATTTTTAGGATATCCACTTAAAGATGTAATAGATTTTGTTGAGTGTCCTAATAAACAATGTTTATTACTTGGATATTGGAAAGTATATAATGATATAAAAGATGCTCAAATAAAATTTAATAAATTTGATTCAATAAAAGATAAGGTAGTTTATCTTACGGTTCAAGGCACTGAACCTTCCCAAATTTTGAGTTATATTTAA
- a CDS encoding DUF1287 domain-containing protein — translation MKKKILSIIIFIIMGILIFKGYSIFGTCRLQISQRQCTIDKNKNGINDVEDILKGARAEVLNKTKYKSQYYNGGYPPENEGVCTDVIWRAFKNAGYNLKDEIDNDIETNLKFYPRIKDKSDTNIDFRRVPNLVSFFNRHAKTLTPKIKPYNKDNLKEWQAGDIVVFYGRKDHIAIISDKRRGDGVPYIIHNAGPYPKEEDGLRLRALLAKGVYHFRWK, via the coding sequence ATGAAGAAAAAAATATTATCAATAATAATCTTTATAATAATGGGGATACTTATTTTTAAAGGGTATAGTATTTTTGGAACATGTAGATTACAAATTTCTCAACGTCAATGTACTATAGATAAAAATAAAAACGGAATAAATGATGTGGAAGATATATTAAAAGGTGCAAGAGCTGAAGTCTTAAATAAAACTAAATATAAAAGCCAATATTACAATGGAGGGTATCCTCCTGAAAATGAAGGTGTATGTACAGATGTAATATGGAGAGCTTTTAAAAATGCAGGATATAATCTTAAAGATGAAATAGATAATGATATAGAAACAAATCTTAAATTTTATCCTAGAATTAAAGATAAATCTGATACTAATATAGATTTCAGAAGAGTTCCAAATCTTGTATCATTTTTTAATAGACATGCTAAAACTTTAACGCCAAAAATTAAACCTTATAACAAAGACAACTTAAAAGAGTGGCAAGCTGGGGATATAGTAGTTTTTTATGGCAGGAAAGATCACATAGCTATTATTTCTGATAAAAGAAGAGGTGATGGTGTACCATATATTATTCATAATGCAGGACCATATCCAAAAGAGGAAGATGGATTAAGGTTGAGAGCTTTATTAGCTAAGGGAGTGTATCATTTTAGATGGAAATAG
- a CDS encoding DUF1097 domain-containing protein produces MSSIFTGAFSVGVLSWFWAYLSSKLGLITWVGFIGCTSYYASGGEAKGLRKSLICNMSGVFWAMIIIKGSSFWNFQQAGAILTGIFSFAMCYQSRNKWLTFIPGAFMGACSTFGANAQYKLVIISLFLGALVGYFSDLGGRYMHKYFGK; encoded by the coding sequence ATGAGTTCAATTTTTACAGGTGCATTCAGTGTGGGTGTATTATCGTGGTTTTGGGCATATTTAAGTTCAAAACTAGGATTAATAACATGGGTTGGATTTATTGGGTGTACAAGTTACTATGCTTCAGGTGGAGAAGCTAAGGGGCTTAGAAAATCTTTAATATGTAATATGTCTGGTGTGTTTTGGGCTATGATTATTATTAAAGGAAGTTCATTTTGGAATTTCCAACAAGCTGGTGCAATATTAACAGGAATTTTTTCTTTTGCTATGTGTTATCAATCAAGAAATAAATGGCTTACATTTATACCAGGAGCATTCATGGGAGCATGTTCTACGTTCGGAGCTAATGCACAGTATAAGTTAGTTATAATATCATTATTTCTAGGGGCATTAGTAGGATATTTTTCAGATTTAGGTGGAAGATATATGCATAAATATTTTGGTAAATAA
- a CDS encoding IS6-like element ISCbo1 family transposase, whose protein sequence is MNKANKKITCPRCYSHKLYKFGKDKEGNQKYQCKECKRQFAPSATPKERQLKDYPRCPVCNKGTFIHHNYSNYINYRCNDKKCNHSFFVAKPTAISPSSNTYLQGKLDFKGMRFPLHIILMALNLYFLNESSTRHISQYLFRTFNVKVSHVTIASWTKKFAAYFKLKSDNLFYNIDLSDSDEWHADETVVFINGKKHYLWLVIDSESRLIISYHLSPYRDAKQAFSLFNDAKKLGSPRAIVTDRLPSYNIPIKSVFQDTLHIKVQSFKDDISNNIIESFNKTFKSWYKGLKGFNSFDSANKLISVFIFHYNFIRNHSSLRSLTPAEVSGINYSVKAKNNWLLTA, encoded by the coding sequence ATGAACAAAGCTAATAAAAAAATTACCTGTCCTAGATGTTACAGTCATAAGCTATATAAGTTTGGAAAAGACAAAGAAGGAAATCAAAAATATCAATGCAAAGAGTGTAAAAGACAATTTGCACCATCGGCTACGCCGAAAGAGCGTCAGCTCAAGGATTATCCTCGTTGTCCTGTCTGTAACAAAGGAACCTTTATTCATCATAATTATTCAAATTATATTAACTATCGTTGTAACGATAAGAAATGTAATCATAGTTTTTTCGTGGCGAAGCCTACGGCTATAAGCCCATCAAGCAATACCTATCTACAAGGTAAACTTGATTTTAAAGGTATGCGCTTTCCGCTCCATATTATTTTAATGGCTTTAAACCTTTATTTTCTTAATGAAAGTTCTACAAGACATATATCTCAATATTTGTTTAGAACATTTAATGTAAAAGTATCTCATGTTACTATTGCAAGTTGGACTAAAAAGTTTGCTGCATATTTCAAATTGAAATCTGATAATTTATTTTATAATATTGACTTATCAGATTCTGATGAATGGCACGCAGATGAAACTGTTGTATTTATAAATGGCAAGAAACATTATCTATGGCTTGTTATAGACTCAGAAAGTCGATTAATTATCTCTTATCATCTATCCCCATATAGAGATGCTAAACAAGCTTTTAGCCTTTTTAACGATGCTAAGAAATTAGGATCTCCTAGAGCCATAGTTACTGATAGATTACCATCTTACAATATTCCAATAAAATCAGTATTCCAAGATACATTACACATAAAAGTACAATCTTTTAAAGATGATATTTCAAACAATATTATTGAATCTTTTAATAAAACATTTAAGTCTTGGTATAAAGGTTTAAAAGGCTTTAACTCTTTTGATAGCGCCAATAAGTTAATATCGGTATTTATATTTCACTATAATTTTATTCGTAATCATTCCTCACTACGTAGTTTAACACCAGCTGAAGTATCAGGAATCAATTATTCAGTTAAAGCTAAAAATAATTGGTTATTAACTGCCTAA
- a CDS encoding histidinol-phosphatase HisJ family protein, whose product MIYDLHTHSDNSFDSKTPIMDLCKSAITRGITDIAFTEHFSIDNHKKTYGFMNFEKFFKDIKEAKYIYSNDLNIYTGLELCEPHENPDKFRCELKDLDIDIILGSVHNINNIGHRYLCKELNKRDTYDLYFNEVFKLVSLGDFDIAAHLDLMNRYAYNSLGNYDFNDFKDILQVILTKLISRGIGVEINTSGLRNSLKDIHPKMEILKLYKSLGGEIITIGSDAHKACDVGYNCKASLDLLKTLNYKYIFTFENRKPIAHNID is encoded by the coding sequence ATGATATATGATTTACATACTCACTCAGATAATTCTTTTGATTCAAAAACTCCTATTATGGATTTATGTAAAAGTGCTATAACTCGTGGTATTACTGATATTGCATTTACAGAACATTTTTCTATTGATAATCATAAAAAAACTTATGGTTTCATGAACTTTGAAAAATTCTTTAAAGATATAAAAGAAGCTAAATACATATATTCAAATGATTTAAATATATATACCGGACTTGAACTATGTGAACCACATGAAAATCCTGATAAATTTAGATGTGAACTTAAAGATTTAGATATAGATATAATTTTAGGATCAGTACATAATATAAATAACATTGGTCATAGATATTTATGTAAAGAACTAAATAAAAGAGATACTTATGATCTATACTTTAATGAGGTATTTAAATTAGTTTCTTTAGGCGACTTTGATATTGCAGCTCATCTAGATCTAATGAACAGATATGCGTATAATTCTCTTGGAAATTATGATTTTAATGATTTTAAAGATATCTTACAAGTAATTTTAACTAAACTTATTTCCCGTGGAATAGGTGTTGAAATAAATACATCCGGACTTCGAAATTCTCTAAAAGATATTCACCCTAAAATGGAAATTTTAAAATTATATAAATCTTTAGGTGGAGAAATTATCACTATAGGTTCTGATGCTCATAAAGCTTGTGACGTAGGATACAATTGTAAAGCATCCTTAGATCTTCTTAAAACTTTAAACTATAAATATATTTTTACATTTGAAAATAGAAAACCTATAGCACACAACATAGATTAA
- a CDS encoding N-acetylmuramoyl-L-alanine amidase, whose translation MKIALRGGHNYFALGSKGIIDEVKEDRKVYVAVMKYLRKDGQSVLDVTPGDIDNNADLNYGVSKANNWGAELFVSIHFNKAYDRYKEALGTEAWINGKNNKSKEIAKRITRNLKELGFIDRGVKDGLARGLYEIKYTNMPAIIVEVCFVESEKDVEVYRRVGADRIGKAIAEGIVGHKIYGNISDDTSIRDRYGLVTASVLNVRSGPGTDYRVIGQLNKGTKVKIYKDKGNGWYDIYFGNHGGYVYKNYIELL comes from the coding sequence ATGAAGATAGCTTTAAGAGGTGGCCATAATTATTTTGCTTTAGGTAGTAAAGGTATAATTGATGAAGTTAAAGAAGATAGAAAAGTGTATGTTGCTGTTATGAAATATTTAAGAAAAGATGGACAAAGTGTTTTAGATGTTACTCCAGGAGATATAGATAATAATGCAGATTTGAATTATGGAGTATCTAAAGCAAATAATTGGGGAGCAGAGTTATTTGTTTCTATACACTTTAATAAAGCATATGATAGATACAAGGAAGCACTCGGTACAGAAGCATGGATTAACGGAAAAAATAATAAATCAAAAGAAATAGCAAAAAGAATTACTAGAAATTTAAAGGAACTAGGTTTTATAGATAGAGGCGTTAAGGATGGACTTGCAAGAGGATTATACGAAATAAAATATACTAATATGCCAGCAATAATTGTTGAAGTATGCTTTGTTGAATCAGAAAAAGATGTTGAAGTATATAGGAGAGTTGGAGCTGATAGAATCGGAAAAGCAATTGCAGAAGGAATAGTAGGTCATAAAATATATGGGAATATTTCTGACGATACTTCAATTAGAGATAGATATGGACTAGTCACTGCAAGTGTTCTTAATGTAAGATCAGGTCCTGGAACAGACTATAGAGTGATAGGACAGTTGAATAAAGGAACGAAGGTTAAAATCTATAAAGATAAAGGAAATGGATGGTATGATATTTACTTTGGAAATCATGGAGGATATGTTTATAAAAATTATATAGAATTATTATGA
- a CDS encoding DUF4300 family protein: protein MKHQNTRMKKTLTIAFSVIICISLMGCKSSKVNQKESENKIISQANNEENKDNIKTSIEKVADANNTKNIIKKTDMDTKLNIKVQKYDSVYSKEKGKVVLISNVNRQNKEGHKTEKTKKKVSTKQNTSNNDLINNGSTKNNSVPKKENKIAKKGQVIPLSKEQLSKKELSNKLVYSSLSDNCTQNEIAKLLKDSKIKSDNIDRFINTVKRYNSIVGPLKTSTNGFKTINSKSVNYEDIEEYITNQWYKSSNDPVDINCRLTAFSLFKDNIISKGKSEDEEKCLIFDLDAINRNPLCKFKNEEFQKFVNFYVCIPAEISESISIEDVKKNAGTIKKEWKRRKIKFINNSKASMINCFLHDKYTKTLFCGHSGLLVKSDNGFVFIEKYSFLTPYQVTKFNTKEEVKKYLLNRLDVGYGENVSKPIIMENDELM, encoded by the coding sequence GTGAAACATCAAAATACTAGAATGAAGAAGACATTAACAATAGCATTTAGTGTGATTATATGCATATCATTAATGGGATGTAAATCATCAAAAGTTAATCAAAAAGAATCAGAAAATAAAATCATTTCACAAGCAAATAATGAGGAAAATAAAGACAATATAAAAACTAGTATAGAAAAAGTAGCGGATGCTAATAATACAAAAAATATAATTAAAAAAACTGATATGGATACGAAACTTAATATAAAAGTACAAAAATATGATTCAGTGTATTCTAAAGAAAAAGGTAAAGTAGTATTAATTAGTAATGTAAATAGACAAAATAAAGAGGGACATAAAACTGAAAAGACTAAAAAGAAAGTTAGTACAAAACAAAATACTTCAAACAATGATTTGATAAATAATGGCTCAACAAAAAATAATAGTGTACCAAAGAAAGAAAACAAAATTGCAAAAAAAGGACAAGTAATACCATTGTCAAAAGAACAATTATCAAAAAAAGAATTATCTAATAAGCTTGTTTATTCAAGTCTATCTGATAATTGTACACAAAATGAAATAGCTAAATTATTAAAAGATAGTAAAATTAAATCTGATAATATAGATAGATTTATAAACACTGTAAAACGTTATAATAGTATAGTTGGACCACTTAAAACATCAACTAATGGATTTAAAACTATAAATTCAAAATCAGTAAATTATGAGGATATTGAAGAATATATAACGAACCAATGGTACAAGTCTTCAAATGATCCTGTAGATATTAATTGTAGGTTAACAGCATTTTCATTATTTAAGGATAACATCATATCAAAAGGTAAATCTGAAGATGAAGAGAAATGCTTAATATTTGATTTAGATGCTATAAATAGAAATCCTTTATGTAAATTTAAGAATGAGGAATTTCAAAAATTTGTTAATTTTTATGTGTGTATACCAGCGGAAATATCAGAATCAATATCAATAGAAGATGTAAAGAAAAATGCTGGTACGATAAAAAAGGAATGGAAAAGAAGGAAAATCAAATTTATAAATAATTCTAAAGCATCAATGATAAATTGTTTTTTACATGATAAATATACAAAAACATTATTTTGCGGTCACAGTGGATTACTTGTAAAAAGTGATAATGGATTTGTTTTTATTGAAAAATATTCTTTCTTAACACCTTATCAGGTAACTAAATTTAACACAAAGGAAGAAGTAAAGAAGTATTTATTAAATAGATTAGATGTAGGATATGGAGAGAATGTTTCAAAGCCTATTATTATGGAAAATGATGAATTAATGTAA
- a CDS encoding four-helix bundle copper-binding protein, whose product MGNVVSNQKYQTCIDICLECSEVCEWCSNCCLNEPDPKAMVCCIKLDRDCADMCTLAAKFMARDSQFAKQVCLLCSQICRCCGEECAKHPNDHCKNCADICNRCATECENMSK is encoded by the coding sequence ATGGGTAATGTAGTATCTAATCAAAAATATCAGACATGCATTGATATTTGCCTAGAATGTTCCGAAGTATGTGAATGGTGCTCTAATTGTTGCCTCAATGAGCCTGATCCAAAGGCTATGGTATGTTGCATAAAATTAGATAGAGATTGCGCTGATATGTGTACTCTTGCAGCTAAATTTATGGCTAGAGATAGTCAATTTGCAAAACAAGTATGCTTATTATGTTCTCAAATTTGTAGATGTTGTGGAGAAGAATGTGCTAAACACCCTAATGATCATTGTAAAAATTGTGCTGACATTTGCAATCGTTGTGCTACTGAATGTGAAAATATGTCCAAATAG